One Cucurbita pepo subsp. pepo cultivar mu-cu-16 chromosome LG11, ASM280686v2, whole genome shotgun sequence DNA window includes the following coding sequences:
- the LOC111805655 gene encoding F-box protein At3g62230-like, which yields MAGVDRLDMLPDVLLSMIVSSLPFKEAVRTSILSKRWVRIWQATKNIELEEVFFVGREPADQQTRDARRRGFIEFCMNFLRLYQEPTVRKFSLSLSNPRGDGNGGFVDECIRFAVYRNVEDLELDFSNSAWIEDDDDGVQPESMFDLPPIVYGHENLRSLKLYACGFRPAEFENLNALRHLSLGWLEVGIGEIRYFLKKCPLLESLNLKRCWNATHFEIWGNKDNLRLRRLAIEQCKFLNDWISVEAPNLTYFRYSGSVGSFRMDVNRCFEEADLSFEIDDEDDHSEIANLLYILLDSLYSAKVLSVCSSLLQVIPNGEEPIQMQAPLNVQHLTFSTSIHPNEFYGIAFLLNSCPHLSTLTLMLGEGNVLQEYEPPFALDITRFWETNMTIMTCLSKSLEIVDARGFTGTPNEITFLAYLIHYGRRLRGVFVAVDSDDGFENTQIYTRKAQILNNIKPASRNLQVHIY from the exons ATGGCGGGCGTGGACAGATTGGACATGTTGCCTGATGTTCTGTTATCGATGATTGtctcttctcttcctttcAAGGAAGCCGTTAGGACTTCAATCTTGTCCAAGCGTTGGGTGAGGATTTGGCAGGCGACGAAAAATATCGAGTTGGAGGAGGTTTTCTTCGTCGGACGAGAGCCTGCCGATCAGCAAACCAGAGATGCAAGGAGAAGAGGATTCATCGAGTTCTGTATGAATTTTCTCAGGCTCTACCAAGAACCGACGGTGCGTAAGTTCTCTCTCTCGTTGTCAAATCCGAGAGGAGACGGCAACGGCGGATTCGTTGATGAATGCATTCGATTCGCTGTTTATCGCAACGTCGAGGACTTAGAACTGGATTTCTCCAACTCGGCATGGATCGAAGATGATGACGACGGAGTTCAACCAGAAAGTATGTTCGATTTGCCTCCGATCGTTTACGGTCACGAGAATCTCCGTTCTCTGAAGCTTTACGCGTGCGGTTTCCGCCCGGCGGAGTTCGAGAACTTGAATGCTCTGAGGCATCTCTCTTTAGGATGGCTTGAAGTAGGAATCGGAGAGATTAGGTATTTTCTGAAGAAATGCCCGCTGTTGGAGAGTTTAAATCTGAAGAGGTGTTGGAACGCGACgcattttgaaatttggggAAACAAAGATAATTTGAGACTGAGGCGTTTGGCGATTGAGCAGTGCAAGTTTCTTAATGATTGGATTTCGGTCGAGGCGCCTAATTTGACGTACTTCAGATACTCTGGCAGCGTAGGTTCATTTCGTATGGATGTGAATCGCTGTTTCGAAGAGGCTGATCTTAGTTTTGAGAtcgatgatgaagatgatcatTCTGAAATTGCAAACCTGCTTTATATTCTTCTCGACAGTCTGTATTCTGCCAAAGTTTTGAGTGTTTGCAGTTCTCTGCTTCAG GTTATCCCAAACGGAGAAGAGCCTATTCAAATGCAAGCACCATTGAATGTCCAACATTTAACATTCAGTACGAGCATTCATCCAAATGAGTTTTATGGCATAGCTTTTCTCTTGAATAGTTGTCCTCATCTGAGTACCCTCACGCTCATGCTTGGCGAGGGGAATGTCTTGCAA GAATATGAGCCACCATTTGCATTGGACATAACTAGGTTCTGGGAAACCAATATGACGATCATGACTTGCTTATCAAAATCGCTGGAGATAGTGGATGCCAGGGGATTCACAGGGACGCCAAATGAAATCACCTTTTTGGCTTATCTTATTCACTATGGTCGTCGATTAAGAGGCGTCTTTGTTGCTGTTGATTCTGATGATGGCTTTGAAAACACTCAAATCTACACTCGGAAAGCTCAGATTCTCAACAACATCAAACCAGCCTCTAGGAATCTTCAGGTTCATATATACTAA
- the LOC111804860 gene encoding transcription factor bHLH35-like, with amino-acid sequence MENILDEYQYYWETNMFLQTEEFDSWGVDEAFYGSYDSSSPDGTPSSLEASKNILSERNRRKKLNDRLLALRAVVPNITKMDKASIIKDAIEYIQELRAEEKRIEAEISDLESGKIKNRATNEDDDGILREKRTNKNRQVPEPPPSFPIEVLDLRVNYMGEKTMVVSLTCGRRSDTIMKICQVIESLKMKIITATITIVANKLLITLFLEEEIAEEEEVKVKIEAAIAAISDPQNPI; translated from the exons ATGGAGAACATTCTCGACGAGTATCAGTACTACTGGGAAACGAACATGTTTCTGCAGACGGAGGAGTTCGACAG TTGGGGAGTGGACGAAGCGTTTTACGGTTCTTACGATTCAAGCTCGCCGGACGGAACGCCGTCGTCGTTAGAGGCGTCGAAGAACATCTTGTCGGAGAGGAATCGGAGGAAGAAGCTGAACGATAGGCTTCTGGCTCTCAGAGCTGTGGTCCCTAATATCACCAAA ATGGACAAGGCATCGATAATAAAAGACGCGATCGAGTACATCCAAGAGCTGCGAGCGGAAGAGAAGAGAATCGAAGCGGAGATCTCAGATCTGGAATCAGgcaaaatcaagaacagagCAACAAACGAAGACGATGACGGAATCTTgagggagaagagaacgaataAGAATCGGCAAGTACCGGAGCCGCCGCCGTCTTTCCCGATCGAAGTTCTCGAC TTGAGGGTGAATTACATGGGAGAGAAAACGATGGTGGTGAGCTTGACGTGCGGAAGAAGAAGCGACACCATAATGAAAATCTGCCAAGTTATTGAATCGCTTAAGATGAAGATTATTACGGCCACTATCACCATTGTTGCCAACAAGCTTTTGATCACGCTCTTCCTTGAG GAGGAGATAGCGGAGGAAGAGGAAGTAAAGGTAAAAATAGAAGCAGCAATTGCAGCAATTAGTGACCCACAAAACCCTATATGA